The Alnus glutinosa chromosome 3, dhAlnGlut1.1, whole genome shotgun sequence nucleotide sequence AGTAAGGGTAAGATTTGAAGCGTCTACAAAATAAGTAGGTGGAAAGCATTTAATTTAGTTCCTTAATATCTCTTTTTCTGAAAGGGGACTATAAATATGGGACAGACGGAGCATTGTATTCTCAAACTGTGAGGGTTCATAATTACACAATTTGTAACTTCATTGAATAAGGTCATACCTGCTGAGCTTTTACAACAAGATTCTGAAGCATGTGTTGGTATTTTTCAGGTTTCTCAGACATCATTCGCTGAAATTCCAAATTTAATtgagttattaaaaaaaattcaaatttaaatccATAACCAATGCATGGTCGtaagtggaaaaaaagaaagcactCTTGCCTTTAAAAGAAAAGCCGAAGAGTAATATGCCACCCTTGAATCAGTATCATCTAAAAGTTCCCTGTCAAAAACCAAATGTGCATTGACATTTGAAAAATAGACTGATAAAGAAAAGGGAAATACATAGGAAGTAAAGAAATCCAATCACCTGAAAAATTCCTCCCCACCAACTTCTTGGAATGCAGCAGGATCTGCAGTACATTTACCAATTAGAAGTAACAGAAGGGTAGCCCGAATATCTGATGTGGCACCAGGGAGGTTTCCTCTTCCTTTGCTTCCAACAGCAACGCCTAATGCGATGTTGTCTGTTGCTGCACCAGCAAGCTGAATCAGTGGCCAATAGAATAATGCAGCAGGAACACGTGCCACTAATTGCATAGGAACAATGGCATGTCCACAAAGAAGAAGTGCTGCCGTCGAGGTTGTCTCATGATCTAAAGGATTGCTGGATCTGCTATCAGCTTCTTTCATTGTATTGTCTTGGTGCACATCATCTCCATGTGCTGTTGCAGTTGCAGTGGGTACTCTCAGGCACAACTGGGAGAACAGTATATCGCACATCTGAAAAGGAGATATAATCGTATAAAGATGGTATCAAAACCACAAGATgctcatattaaaaaaagaagactaAAACCATGAAGTACATAAAAAAGCTTATATTCCAGAAAAACCAAAAGTAAATCCTCCTACATCGTTgtctttttttacaagtaaaatCCTCCTACATAGTTCAGATAAAACAGATATAGGCCAAAGAATTAAGCTTGTTTAATCTCTCTAAACCTTCAATTTATTATACAGAAATGGAATAGACAAAATCTAAAGTAAACAAAGCCTttgttgaagatggaaactaTTTTATTCTccctgattttattttatttaatctcctattattttctttccataagAAATTTGTATTCTCTCCTATTTAAATCCATGTAAACATGGGTAATTACACGATTGATTCTCTTTTCTACAAGATTTTCGTTCTTCTTTTCTACTGCCTTTTCTACCAAAACATTATACCATAAGGCTAGGCCTAATTGAGAGCTATTAATGGCATGTCATGTAAGATCAAAGAAATTTTATTGCATGTAACATATATCCAAATAGTGTAATGTCTAATAAAGCATTTTAGGCACATGTTCCCCCTTAAGATCAAGGCTAAATAGACAAGTAATTCAGCATCCAAACAAAGTCATTTGTCAATATTTTATAAAGCAATTACCTTCAAAATATTGATTCGGTCTGTTTCATTTATCTGGAACACCAAGGACAAAGCACAGCTCATTATGTCTATCACTCCATTAGCTTTCTCAAGACGAACATCATTTTCTGCATGCACAAACTCAGTGCTTCTACAGTGCTCCATTTCGTACTCATCTAACAAAAATTTGCATCGCATGAGAAGCCTCTCCAGAACAAATAGGAACCCCCATCTTATGAAATTGTGCTTTGACTTCAAAAGCCCACATAAAAGCCAAACGGGCAAAGGAACATCTGAAGCAGCGGAAGAATCATGAGGACCAGCAAGTGCAATTTTCTGCTGCAAGTTTTTAATATTAGACCAGATACTAGCATCCCTTTTCTCACTTATTTCTTCAATCAGCAAATCGCCTAACCATATGTAACCATTCCGGCGGTATGGAATTCTTTCTGAATGAAGAAGAGAATGTAAATTGGCCCATGAGAGCTTCGTTTTCATGCCAATACCATTACTTGAAACTGTATCTTCAATGCTTTCTAAAAATTTGAACGATTTGGTTATTTGCATCATATGGGAGAACTCTTTGTCTAAATGAGTGAATGAGCTTATTATTGCATCAAGTTTCTCTGCTACAATCTCCATGAGCTGCAATGGAAATTATAAATAAACTTTCACATACAGAAAATAGATCTTAACATATAGAGTCCATATAAAGCTGTTACGATAAATCAGAAAgcacataaaaatattaataatgcaGAAGTCCATcaaaaaacaatcaaaaagggggaaaagaaaaggcaatATGCTGACAAAgccaggaaaaaagaaaaaacgaaaaaaaaaattctctctctgATTCCATTTCGCATATGATAAATAGGTTAAGACTTCAGTCAGATATATGATGAGTGAACAGAAAGGACAACCTGACAGTGGGGTCTAAAATAGGCCTGATCAAAGCTGATCTTATTATAGGCAGAGTGGACTAGAGAGAACGAAATGCAACCTCCCCACATTTGGATTCAGGTAAATCAAGTCCACCGGAAGCCATATTCTAGTTGTGGTGTAGTATACAAATCAATAGGCATATATATTatctaattttcaattttacaaaTGGGTACTAATACAAGTATATACTGTTTGTGAATCAATTAATAGAAATCATACTAGTCAAACAATTACTTCaaactcttcaaaaaaaaaaaatgatctttcAAGAATTCCAATAAGAACCCCACCACACATCCACATACAGACCAACCTACTTCATACACTTTCAGACATTACCGTATTTAATCTTTCACCGTTGGGATATTTGGACAGCATAGAAGAAGTTGATCTTCTCAAAATCTCTCCAATGCCTTCCACCCCAAGCTTAACAGCTATATAGAATGCTTCAGGCGCCTCTGCAAGAGTGAGCAGGACAGCAAGAGGTTGAATCTCATCATCGCTATATTCATTGACTCCCGTAGCTATGCATGTTTCATTTATTTGATGCAAAACATAGTCAAAGAGTACCAAATACAGATTTCTCCTTTCTTCCCTCGAGTTCGCGAGGGAATACTgcattgcaaaaaaaattaggcaaaGAATTAAATGAACTTACATAACTTTGGTAGaaaataattgatataataCATAAAGTCCAACTTAGGAAGtggaaaaaaataggaaaactTTTGACTTAATTGTAGCATTTTACAATTCATGCTTAAAGAAAGAGGAACCTTTAAAATAAATCCAATTATCAATGGCAAATTGAATTGGCATTACTAAACATTCAGTACATCTATTAAATTAGTTCCCTAAATCAGCATAAGAAACAATATTAactaagagattgaaactttaaatTTGTTGCCGCCATCAATCTTCTATAAGTAACAAAACTTTAGGGTATGCACATATACTTCTAGCTATCATTTAGGGCACCACCATTTCTTAGAAGTCATTATCCTTCTGTAAGgactttttaaacaaaaattaacatttcAGTCATGTTCCCAAGTTTAGAGAGTTGGCAtatattctcaaattatgtgacaTACATGCTAGCTGTTACATAAATAGCAAAATGCTCCACCattataaacaaataacaatcTACTGAGGGTACACTGTCAAATGCCAAGGACCAAGCTATTTCTATGTCTATCTGCCTATGAATAAGCCAATCTTACTAAATATTCAAATATCAATACAAACGATCTGCATACCTCAAGAAAAATAAACTCAATTCCTCCAATCAGATCAACCTGGTCTATAAGAAAAGTTGGAGTACTTGAATCAGCCTCAGTAGGTTCACCAGGAACATGATAAAACATGTTTGTTAACATGGAAATAAGCTTGCAATGAACTACTTCATCCCATGAATTCTTCCTGCTAGTTTCTAGAAGTGCTTTAATAACCTGAAAACAGACACAGCAAAACTAGATCAAACCAAAGACTCAAAGATACTGACATAAGGCACAATTGTGAAAGCTAATAGAACAGAAAACTTGAACGACCATGTAGAGACTACAGCACCAAACCATACACATTGGCGATATACATCAAGCTGTAAACCCACACACAGCAGCTTTGCAACTTTAAATAAACGAGACATTTTGATTATATTCAAATGAGGGCGAGGGCGATAAACCGCCAAGCAATTGTGGTTAAGATACAAAAGTGGAAAGCAAAATAATAGCAAAGATTTTAGTTGGATGCTTccgtttcttttttcttttttttttcttccttttttttgataagtaattgattttattaaaaagcaaaaagggtGCAACCCAAGTCCACAGGTAGTATACGAGAGACACcgatatagaaaaagaaaaccattaaAGCTAGTAATATGAAGGCATTCAATAGCGGATGTTCAGCAACATTCTCTTGCAATTCTCAAAACTACAATCCattctatttataaagaaaaatcccttaagcttttaaaaaatttgtttctaCAAAACAATTTGGACAAAAATTGATCAGCAAATTGGTTTTCTTTCCTAACAGCACCTAGTGTAACACACTTAACCCAAGAAGCAGCTAGTGTAACAGGCCCAATTTTAAATTCAAGAATTTAGGAAGCTAAACTTAAGTGAAGTTTATACAGGCTCTGTCTGGTCCTATTTGTTGATTCAAGGTAATTAGTTGATTAAGgaccacacccccccccccccccccccccaaaaaaaaaaaacccgggGGGGGGCGGCCACAAAAGAGTAAAGGAAAAAACCTAAGTTTTTTCTTCCTGCAACTATCACATGGCTTTTTGTTTACAAAGTACAGAGCGCATTTCCTGCTCCTGGGGGAGAAGGTAAACACAACAAAGATCAGGCTAAATTTCAAATTACCATTTTACCATGTTTAAGATTCCTGATAATGTGGGAATAACAGGGTTATCTTGTTATTCCCCCCAACCCCCCCTTACAGAACAAAACAATGGTTGCGACATACATAAAGAGCAGAAAGGAAATATCTTGTATAATTGTACGCAGAACAAAAACTCTACTTAAAGAATCTCACAATTAAAGCAGTTAAAATGCAAATATCATCTCCATTAAAGTACTACATTAGTAGAGCTACGAAGAAAAAACCTACTCACCCTTATGTCCAGACCATTTAGTCGCTTTTTCCAGATTTTGCCTCTATCGCTGACGAAATAAAGTAAACAGCTTAGAGCAGATGCCCAAACAGATTCTTCATTCTCTTCTGTCTGTGAAATAATATCAAAGGTAAGAAATGGTAAAAacttaagaaaaagaaacaccTTAAACTAAATATAGCAAAGAGTAGACAATCTCATGGTTCAAATATATTAGATGGtgaaatatcttcttcttctttgttcccCTAAGCCATATTGCTCTAAACTTTTCCCACCAATTCCTATTTGGTGTGCTCATTATCGCTTTTTAAGTTCCCCTTCTGCATTGGTTGTTCAACCTAAATCTTTATGGATAATCGAGCTCCACATAATCCAAATTCTTAAAATTTACAATTGTAAACGCAAACTATTATAATCAAATAACTATTGCTACTAATGTCATTAATGACAAAGCAACTAATCTttgacaattaaaaaaaaaaaaaaaaatctttgataAAATTTTACCAAGCAATGACCAATAATCTTAGAATCTCAACTCTAAAGATTAGAAGAACAAACTTATgaactagaaaaacaaaatcaataagTGTAgcttggccaaaaaaaaaaaaaaaacagcataTACAAAATTGCGTGGTCAGAACtgtcttgaagtttttaaagcATAATGCTCTCAATTCATGGAGCTCCTCATTACTACAAAATCGACCCAAACCATTGATGAATTCACAGCTTCTATTTTGAGTTTCATAACACACATCAAATCCTCTGATGAGAAAAATGAGATGATCACGTAGTACAATGAAAGTCATCTACTTCTCAAATTGTTATGTCTAAAGAAGTCCAATTCCTATGGTTACAAGTTAAACGTAAGAAAATTCAAGATAAACCACTGCCATAAAAGTTGCTAGAATGATGTcatataaaaagaaagaaagaaaaaagactttaTGTCCAACCTTGCAGAGCTCAGTATACCAAATATACCTGAACAAGAAGAAGCAGTATCTCatataaaatgtttaaaatCCAAGATTCAAAATTATCGATAGCTGAGAAAGTGCCCGTCTTCTTAACAGAATCTGTTTTTCTATTCCCATGGATTGTAAGTTGAGCTTCATTGTCAAAATAAGATTCCTGAGAATATTCTTCTTCTATTATGGAAGCAGTGTCAGTTATCATTGGCTCTAACAAATGAGCATGAACACCAAGATTCAGTATTAAATCAAAAGCACGAGCCCTGCAAGCTGCTTTTGGAGAACTAAGCATTTCCTGGtagataattcaaaaattataggctaataataatacaaacaaAAAGACGAGgtcatcaaataaaataaatatagttGATGCATCACCTCAAGCATAGACAGAGTTAGAGGAGCAGCGGTCCCAGAATCCAAAACAtacctaaaaaacaaaattgtcaattttttattttattttttttataagtgaaaTTACCAAAATTTGTCAATGACCTTTAACCATGATCAATCTACAAAACCATAagacaaagaaacaaaacaaactaCATGAACCAATGGTCAACATCAATATGCAGATGGAGGGAAAGTATACTCAACCTTCAAAGAGCTTGACACCTATGGTAATTGTTTATAATTTCTTGCAGTAGTTCTTGACTCAGTAAGTATAACATTTTGAGTACTTAATCATCTAGATCATACGGTTAACACATTCAACAGAACAAGAAAGTACGTGCCTGCAATTTTTACTTGAGATATTTATAGGATATTGCATTATATTTAAAGACCATTTTGCATGAATTAACAGATCAATCTATCTCTAGAATTTCAGGAATCGATCAAGGGAGGAAACATGCAGATAAAACAGTAAAATAATTCCATAGTCATGTGCAAAGATATAATCTATAAAGTACTAAAATTTGGACATTCTTTGCAAAAATAGAATATCATCTGCAACCCAAAAGCACCAATGACAATTAATTCTGTTCCCCACTGTGGAGCACATAAAACCATATTacaacaaacaataaaataaaaagttcccAGTATTCCAACATTAAGACAATATCAAGAAATAAGCTTCACAAAACTGTGTCTATCTCCACAATCTGCAAATCAATGGTGGTCCGACAACTTTTGTAAATATACAGAGGGATAGAGGATCACTCCATCAATTATCCAGGTATGATACATACAATATATGTATATGGGTGTGCatatgagtgtgtgtgtgtgcgcgtatatatatatagcatgcataaCCACACACAGAGAGGGGTTAGACATTAAGAACAGACTCAATAATGCCGGCCAACAAATGCATCAAAACATACATGTCAATAACAAGTTTGACAAGGACGCTCACAGCCACGTCCATGGATGGCTTTCCACTGTTATTACTTAATTTAGATGAGATTGTCATGAGATTATTATTTGTTGAAGATGTCTCTGAGCAAACTGCAGCAATGACGTCGCATACCTCCGCAGGATTCAATCGCAAAGGTTGTTGTTCACTGattcacatcaaaacatttgaTAAGAGAGAAGTgtagaacaataaaaaaataattattaatcaaaATTGATGATCTAAACTTCTTGTACAGGTAACATAAGCAGCAAGCATGCTCTCATCATAAATTCAGTCGACTGCCCAGCATCAACAATTATGCTAACTCATCCATCAACTACGATGTtaaattttatatgaaaaataacatAATCAAGGTTAAGTGGCAGTAGGAAATAAAAGTCATAGCATTGGCAAAGCTTCACATTCAACAAGCTTATAACctcataaaaaagaaacaaaattactgATAACAATAGAACACCATTTTACAAACTGATCACCATGGGTGCAGTGACAAGGAAAGTAACCAGTTCAAAAGCACGAATGATAAAACCAATGACTATCAGaaaatttattgagaaaaaaataacgCTGCTCAGAGAAATaacaacagaaaaagaaagaattctTCAGGTAATATTGAATAAGCTGATACACCAACAACATGACCACTGTGATGGGCAAAGCCGTATGAATATGTTGATAATAACAGAAGGGAGACCATGCCTCCATCAATACTATATGCATGGATAACAAGAAACAGACTTCTCTAAGAGAACCATCTATTATTCATTAGGAAATATTGCAACCAAAATCTAAATAATCTCATTTTCTTACCTGTAATGTCGATACTGGAAGAGTTGTCGAGCCCTCGGACGGAATGTGCTCGCAGGAGACTCCTCCCTgagaaaatgaaatgaatttcaTTTAGGTCTGAAACAAGAGTATCATCCCTCGGATGGAATAGTAGCCATAtgatcaatttctttttctttttctttttaactaaaCTTGTGATTCTAATTCATTCATAGTTTCATGTAGGTCTGAAACAGGAAACGGCTTCACTTCCACAAATACCATAGGTGTAACTCCAACAACAAGcaattataaaataaacatCTTCAAAATCTTATGTCCAGTTGTTAAAAACATTATCAACCACATGCACACAAAGAGGAGAACCAAGGTAGAAAGCACAAACAAACACAGGAACACAACAATCTATTCGGTGTAAGTACACATATACacaggtgtgtgtgtgtgtgtgtaatttGAATTAGCACATGCTTAATTCCTAAATTgaccaacaaaaaaatttgttgtatAATACATAAAACATACATACAACAATGTTTTTTGTTCAAAACTATAATCTGAATCAGGTTTAAAACCTATTTCACTTCTTTTcttatcttattttaaaaatcgaAAAGATAGATAAAAGATTCTTGTGGGTCTTGGTTG carries:
- the LOC133862986 gene encoding uncharacterized protein LOC133862986, which codes for MSSSFSPSRSPGSSRHQLGGVGGVSRLRSSSVKKPPEPLRRAVADCLSSSAAASGSSAATPHHGRPSAAFLSEASRTLLDYLAASATTDLAYSVILEHTIAERERSPAVVARCLTLLKGHLLRYKPSEETLLQIDRFCVNTIAECDTSPNRRLSPCSRSLDQQAGASAASINISPLPVSSFASGELVKRLNYVRSLVARHIPKRSFQPAAFAGAPPTSRQSLPTLSSLLTRSFNSQLSPVSGGESSEKTDATTLPVSNLSIIEKVDELVDHEYIAHDVLEWRWLGEHQSSSLPAESDRAVNPQDRRTRNFLEFGAAVLLVGDMEAKMKGQPWKYFGTADMPYLDQLLQPSPVTTATNSAYARPHLRAITASKRTKPGPRQIWEESPASTFRPRARQLFQYRHYSEQQPLRLNPAEVCDVIAAVCSETSSTNNNLMTISSKLSNNSGKPSMDVAVSVLVKLVIDMYVLDSGTAAPLTLSMLEEMLSSPKAACRARAFDLILNLGVHAHLLEPMITDTASIIEEEYSQESYFDNEAQLTIHGNRKTDSVKKTGTFSAIDNFESWILNILYEILLLLVQTEENEESVWASALSCLLYFVSDRGKIWKKRLNGLDIRVIKALLETSRKNSWDEVVHCKLISMLTNMFYHVPGEPTEADSSTPTFLIDQVDLIGGIEFIFLEYSLANSREERRNLYLVLFDYVLHQINETCIATGVNEYSDDEIQPLAVLLTLAEAPEAFYIAVKLGVEGIGEILRRSTSSMLSKYPNGERLNTLMEIVAEKLDAIISSFTHLDKEFSHMMQITKSFKFLESIEDTVSSNGIGMKTKLSWANLHSLLHSERIPYRRNGYIWLGDLLIEEISEKRDASIWSNIKNLQQKIALAGPHDSSAASDVPLPVWLLCGLLKSKHNFIRWGFLFVLERLLMRCKFLLDEYEMEHCRSTEFVHAENDVRLEKANGVIDIMSCALSLVFQINETDRINILKMCDILFSQLCLRVPTATATAHGDDVHQDNTMKEADSRSSNPLDHETTSTAALLLCGHAIVPMQLVARVPAALFYWPLIQLAGAATDNIALGVAVGSKGRGNLPGATSDIRATLLLLLIGKCTADPAAFQEVGGEEFFRELLDDTDSRVAYYSSAFLLKRMMSEKPEKYQHMLQNLVVKAQQSNNEKLLENPYLQMRGILQLANDLGTGL